A region of Loxodonta africana isolate mLoxAfr1 unplaced genomic scaffold, mLoxAfr1.hap2 scaffold_55, whole genome shotgun sequence DNA encodes the following proteins:
- the LOC135229805 gene encoding olfactory receptor 14K1-like yields the protein MANVTMEMEFFLMEFAHTKELQVLHILLFLLIYLVTVMGNLLIIVLVTLDQYLHTPMYFFLKNLSFFDLCLISIIVPKSILTSLTNKNTISLPGCVLQVFLVIHFAGAEVFILTAMSYDRYVAICHPLHYEAVMGREVCLRMAAASWFLGGSFGSLYSAGIFSLSFCGSRNLPQFFCDVPSLLKMSCSKSHITIDVSVAIGIFHGFFCLVAIFFSYICIFNTVLSIPSFQGRSKAFSTCLPHLTAVTTFLLTGATAYLKPVPLSPSLLDLLLSALYSVLPPTLNPIIYSLRNKEIKAALKKLLEIVKSTIIVKDFSTSVN from the exons ATGGCCAATGTTACAATGGAGATGGAATTCTTCCTCATGGAATTTGCCCACACCAAGGAGCTCCAGGTCCTTCACATCCTTCTGTTTTTGCTAATTTACTTGGTGACTGTAATGGGGAATCTTCTCATTATTGTCCTTGTCACCCTGGACCAGTATcttcacactcccatgtacttcttcctgaaGAACTTGTCCTTCTTTGATCTCTGTCTCATTTCCATCATAGTCCCCAAATCCATTCTCACCTCTCTTACTAATAAGAACACCATTTCTTTGCCAGGATGTGTGTTACAGGTCTTTTTGGTGATTCACTTTGCTGGCGCTGAAGTGTTCATCCTCACAGCTATGTCttatgatcgctatgtggccatctgtcaccCACTACACTATGAGGCCGTCATGGGCAGAGAAGTCTGCTTACGGATGGCagctgcttcctggttccttggaggaTCCTTTGGAAGCTTATATTCAGCTGGCatattctctttatctttctGCGGCTCCAGAAACCTCCCTCAATTTTTCTGTGACGTCCCCTCACTATTAAAGATgtcttgctcaaagtcacacataACTATTGATGTTAGTGTGGCAATTGGAATATTTCATGGTTTCTTTTGTTTAGTTGCCatttttttctcatatatctgtatTTTCAATACAGTGCTAAGCATCCCATCCTTTCAAGGCCGATcaaaagccttctccacctgcttACCCCATCTCACAGCCGTGACCACCTTTCTCCTGACGGGAGCCACTGCCTATCTGAAGCCAGTGCCGCTGTCTCCCTCTCTGCTGGACTTGCTGCTCTCTGCTTTGTATTCGGTTTTGCCTCCCACCCTGAACCCCATCATCTACAGCCTCAGGAACAAGGAAATTAAGGCAGCTCTGAAAAAACTCC TAGAAATAGtaaaatccacaattatagttaAGGACTTCAGTACTTCAGTAAATTGA